The following proteins are co-located in the Halarcobacter sp. genome:
- the dauA gene encoding C4-dicarboxylic acid transporter DauA, whose translation MKTFKLNLLSGIIVGIIALPLSMALAIAIGVPPQNGLYTAIIAGIIAAYFGSSKINISGPTAAFVVILIPIVQDFGLKGLLVCGLLSGFFLLLMGVLKLGNLIELIPYPVTVGFTSGIAVVIATFQIKDFFGLEINDFTGHFHQKVITIFESFHTFNPNEFIVALSTLLILIFWPKTKSKIPAPLVALGIVTIAVVLFNNYYPQFQISTIYSSFHYQIGEIKGNGIPPIPLQFSLPWEGYTIEDLNLDMFYKLLPHSVAIAILGALESLLCAVISDGMTGHKTDPNKELIGQGLANIAVPFFGGIPATAAIARTVVNIKSKANSKISSIIHAFFIFLSIAFFAPYLSYLPMASLSALLLVVAWNMSEFKHFINIIKVAPKYDVYVLLTCFILTILLDMQIAVGVGMGLASILFIKRTIDLYSINLVNNEHNSKEIHIPEDTLIYNINGPMFFGAAQQALKTLLDTEEEIKTVIVNLENVSMMDMTALVAFKSIIDNFQKNEKKLIITGVNNRILRKFHKLGITFDTKELILRQNIEAALKDLDK comes from the coding sequence ATGAAAACTTTTAAATTAAACCTTTTATCAGGAATTATTGTAGGGATTATAGCTTTACCTTTATCAATGGCTTTAGCTATTGCAATTGGTGTACCACCACAAAATGGCCTTTATACTGCAATTATTGCAGGTATCATTGCTGCTTATTTTGGTAGTAGCAAAATTAATATCTCAGGTCCAACGGCAGCGTTTGTTGTCATTTTAATACCTATTGTTCAAGATTTTGGATTAAAAGGTTTATTAGTATGTGGATTATTATCAGGTTTTTTTCTTTTATTAATGGGAGTTTTAAAACTTGGAAATTTGATTGAGCTTATTCCATATCCTGTAACTGTTGGGTTTACTTCTGGTATTGCAGTTGTTATTGCAACATTTCAAATAAAAGATTTTTTTGGTTTAGAGATAAATGATTTTACAGGACATTTTCATCAAAAAGTAATCACAATATTTGAATCTTTTCACACATTCAATCCAAATGAATTTATAGTTGCGTTAAGCACATTACTTATTTTAATTTTTTGGCCAAAAACAAAAAGTAAAATCCCTGCACCATTGGTAGCATTAGGTATTGTTACAATAGCTGTTGTTTTATTCAATAATTATTACCCACAATTCCAAATCTCTACAATATATTCAAGCTTTCATTACCAAATAGGAGAAATAAAAGGAAATGGAATACCTCCCATACCTTTACAATTTTCACTTCCTTGGGAAGGTTATACCATAGAGGATTTAAATTTGGATATGTTTTATAAACTTCTTCCTCATAGTGTTGCAATTGCAATTTTAGGGGCATTAGAATCACTACTTTGTGCAGTGATTTCAGATGGTATGACAGGACATAAAACAGATCCAAATAAAGAGTTAATAGGTCAAGGTTTAGCTAATATAGCCGTTCCTTTTTTTGGAGGTATTCCTGCAACAGCAGCTATTGCAAGAACAGTAGTAAATATCAAATCAAAAGCTAATTCAAAAATATCTTCAATAATTCATGCTTTTTTTATCTTTTTATCTATTGCTTTTTTCGCTCCTTATTTATCTTATTTACCAATGGCTTCTTTATCTGCTTTACTTTTGGTAGTAGCTTGGAATATGTCTGAATTTAAACATTTTATTAATATTATAAAAGTTGCTCCTAAATACGATGTTTATGTTTTATTGACATGTTTTATTTTAACTATTCTTTTAGATATGCAGATTGCAGTTGGAGTTGGTATGGGATTGGCTTCTATTTTATTTATTAAAAGAACTATAGATTTATATTCAATAAACTTAGTTAATAATGAACATAATTCAAAAGAGATACATATTCCTGAAGATACTTTAATATATAATATAAATGGTCCTATGTTTTTTGGAGCAGCCCAACAAGCATTAAAAACTTTATTAGATACAGAAGAAGAGATTAAAACAGTAATAGTAAACTTGGAAAACGTTTCTATGATGGATATGACTGCTCTTGTTGCTTTTAAATCTATTATAGATAACTTTCAAAAAAATGAAAAAAAACTAATAATCACTGGTGTAAACAATAGAATATTAAGAAAATTTCATAAATTAGGTATCACATTTGATACCAAAGAATTAATTTTAAGACAAAATATTGAAGCAGCATTAAAAGATCTAGATAAATAA
- a CDS encoding glutaminase, whose amino-acid sequence MNYQKVLEEIKEEIIPFLKKGKVADYIPALAKVEVDDFAMSIIKLDGTEYNIGSCQKLFSIQSISKVFSFTLSLDLYGKDLYKRVGHEPSGNPFNSLIQLEYEKGIPRNPFINAGAIVTTDTLVSKYKQNTFPTILEFIKKVSGCQTINFDQDIYKSELEHGYRNLALINMMKSFNNIENNTNDVIETYFKQCSIMMNTKQLAKSMLFLANHGTIPNTNEAIVTEPQAKRINSLMLTCGHYDASGDFAFHVGLPGKSGVGGGIVAVVPQKMAICVYSPKLNKQGNSLVGTKALELFTTKTNLSIF is encoded by the coding sequence ATGAATTATCAAAAAGTTCTTGAAGAGATTAAAGAAGAGATTATACCTTTTTTAAAAAAAGGGAAAGTAGCTGATTATATTCCAGCTTTAGCAAAAGTTGAAGTAGATGATTTTGCTATGAGTATTATAAAACTTGATGGAACAGAGTATAATATAGGTTCATGCCAAAAACTTTTTTCTATACAAAGTATTTCAAAAGTTTTTAGTTTTACTCTATCCCTTGATTTATATGGAAAAGATTTATATAAAAGAGTTGGTCATGAACCTTCAGGAAACCCTTTTAACTCTTTAATTCAACTTGAATATGAAAAAGGAATACCAAGAAACCCTTTTATAAATGCAGGGGCAATAGTTACAACTGATACCTTAGTTTCAAAATATAAACAAAATACATTTCCTACTATTTTAGAATTTATAAAAAAAGTATCAGGATGTCAAACTATAAATTTTGACCAAGATATCTATAAATCTGAACTTGAACATGGATATAGAAATCTTGCTTTAATAAATATGATGAAAAGTTTTAATAATATTGAAAATAATACAAACGATGTTATTGAAACTTATTTTAAACAGTGTTCAATAATGATGAATACTAAACAGCTTGCAAAATCGATGCTTTTCCTTGCAAATCATGGAACAATTCCAAATACAAATGAAGCTATAGTAACAGAACCTCAAGCAAAAAGGATAAACTCTTTAATGCTAACTTGTGGCCATTATGATGCTTCAGGAGATTTTGCTTTTCATGTGGGACTTCCGGGTAAAAGTGGCGTTGGTGGAGGAATAGTTGCAGTAGTTCCTCAAAAAATGGCAATTTGTGTTTATTCACCAAAGTTAAACAAACAAGGAAACTCTTTAGTTGGAACAAAAGCTTTAGAGCTATTTACTACAAAAACAAATCTTTCTATATTTTAA
- a CDS encoding FtsX-like permease family protein, whose product MFILAIKALKANKLKTILIFISLIFSITSIFLISSISNGVISMYSNMLKSDGDIIITQAKISDTFFSNVDVKLLEKIDKLENVKKTSAIIVGASPVEKLPIVAVYGMSDNRFENYKLIKGTYPKLNEVLVGNSIYESLKNKNSIQIADKTFNVSGVFKSDIGFENGGVVLKLEDASKIFNKSASMLMVNSKIDSNIENLVKDIENLSKDIEVKSTQNFVDNYNQFKIIKTSSNLIGLISFCMGLLGIVSIMSITINQRKTEFGIKRAIGISTKKIVSQIILESSILGILSFISSFFISYIALALIKNSSLFHGYVNGEISSTLAIYLFICSLSMAILGSIIPAINASRIDPIILMQGDKI is encoded by the coding sequence TTGTTTATACTTGCAATTAAAGCTTTAAAAGCAAACAAATTAAAAACAATATTAATATTTATTAGTCTTATCTTTTCTATCACATCAATATTTTTAATTAGCTCTATCTCAAATGGAGTTATATCTATGTATTCAAATATGTTAAAAAGTGATGGAGATATTATAATAACTCAAGCAAAAATCTCTGATACCTTTTTTTCAAATGTAGATGTCAAACTATTAGAAAAAATAGATAAGTTAGAAAATGTAAAAAAAACCTCTGCAATAATTGTTGGAGCAAGCCCAGTTGAAAAGCTTCCTATTGTTGCAGTTTATGGTATGTCTGATAATAGATTTGAAAACTATAAACTTATAAAAGGCACTTACCCAAAACTAAATGAAGTATTAGTTGGTAACTCTATTTATGAATCTTTAAAAAACAAAAACAGTATTCAAATAGCAGACAAAACTTTTAATGTTTCTGGTGTTTTTAAAAGTGATATTGGATTTGAAAATGGTGGAGTTGTTTTAAAACTTGAAGATGCAAGTAAAATTTTTAACAAAAGTGCTTCTATGTTAATGGTAAACAGTAAGATAGATTCAAATATTGAAAATCTAGTAAAAGATATAGAAAACCTGAGTAAAGATATAGAAGTAAAATCTACTCAAAATTTTGTGGATAATTATAATCAATTTAAAATTATCAAAACCTCATCAAACCTTATTGGTCTAATCTCTTTTTGTATGGGTCTTTTAGGGATTGTAAGTATCATGAGTATCACAATAAATCAAAGAAAAACTGAATTTGGTATAAAAAGAGCAATTGGAATCTCAACTAAAAAAATTGTTTCACAAATAATCTTAGAAAGTTCAATTTTAGGAATACTAAGTTTTATTAGTTCTTTTTTTATCTCTTATATTGCACTAGCACTAATAAAAAACTCTTCACTTTTTCATGGATATGTAAATGGAGAAATATCTTCTACCCTTGCAATATATCTATTTATTTGTTCACTATCAATGGCTATTTTAGGTTCAATTATTCCTGCAATAAATGCTTCAAGAATTGACCCTATTATTCTTATGCAAGGGGATAAAATATGA
- a CDS encoding ABC transporter ATP-binding protein — MILKADNISHDYNGDKALNKVSLEIKEAEFVCLIGESGSGKTTLLSVLSTLLKPKEGTLFFEGSSYSTIKNIDEFRQKNIGFIFQFHYLINYLNLFENIKLANPKASDDEILKILSILNIKTLKNKFPTEISGGQRQRAAIARALINNPKILFADEPTGNLDSKNAQKVFELFKELSKNGTTIIVATHNKELAKTADTIYEVKDGQIR, encoded by the coding sequence ATGATACTAAAAGCAGATAATATTTCCCATGATTATAATGGTGACAAAGCTTTAAACAAAGTCTCTCTTGAGATAAAAGAAGCCGAGTTTGTGTGCTTAATAGGTGAGAGTGGTAGTGGTAAAACAACTTTATTGTCTGTGTTATCTACCCTACTTAAACCAAAAGAGGGAACACTATTTTTTGAAGGTAGTAGTTATTCAACTATAAAAAACATAGATGAATTTAGACAAAAAAACATAGGTTTTATTTTTCAATTTCATTATCTAATAAACTATTTAAACCTATTTGAAAATATAAAACTTGCAAACCCTAAAGCTAGTGATGATGAGATTTTAAAAATACTTTCAATCTTAAATATAAAAACATTAAAAAACAAGTTTCCAACAGAGATTTCTGGAGGACAAAGACAAAGAGCTGCAATAGCAAGAGCTTTAATAAACAATCCAAAAATACTTTTTGCTGATGAGCCAACGGGTAATTTAGATTCTAAAAATGCACAAAAAGTTTTTGAACTATTTAAAGAGTTGTCAAAAAATGGAACTACAATTATTGTTGCAACACATAACAAAGAGCTTGCTAAAACAGCAGATACAATTTACGAGGTAAAAGATGGACAAATTAGATAA
- a CDS encoding YceI family protein, whose product MYKLVFVLLFTVVFANANSLSLVKGKIQAHTEVFGDSTINPQTENIVTELEKSDSLESIKGKFEIEAISLISDNKDRDKHMYEVLNVENSPKIVFILNSISKQEDSYLLSGILILNNISKPITSKATIKEVEKNINLNGDFSIKLTDFGMEPPTMFFLTVRDQIDIKYDFNFKDN is encoded by the coding sequence ATGTATAAATTAGTGTTTGTTTTATTATTTACTGTAGTTTTTGCAAATGCAAATAGTCTTAGTTTAGTTAAGGGGAAGATTCAAGCCCATACGGAAGTTTTTGGAGATAGTACTATTAATCCCCAAACAGAAAATATTGTTACAGAATTAGAAAAAAGTGATTCTTTAGAATCAATAAAAGGTAAGTTTGAAATAGAAGCTATCTCTTTAATTAGTGATAATAAAGATAGAGATAAACATATGTATGAGGTCTTAAATGTAGAGAACTCTCCCAAAATTGTTTTTATTTTAAACTCTATTTCAAAACAAGAAGATAGTTATCTACTTTCAGGAATATTGATTTTAAATAATATCAGTAAACCTATCACCTCTAAAGCTACAATAAAAGAAGTTGAAAAAAATATAAACCTAAATGGTGATTTTTCAATTAAGTTAACTGATTTTGGTATGGAACCTCCTACAATGTTCTTTTTAACGGTAAGAGATCAAATAGATATAAAATATGATTTTAACTTCAAGGATAACTAA
- a CDS encoding metallophosphoesterase, with translation MKLPQINEVVVNSKIKELSILHLSDLHINKKTSTNSINQLVKLCNRSEADFIVITGDIIDCKVKFIKERLELLNKIEKKTYYISGNHDLFYGFKELKNILTNLICLDNNYEILQIKDKTIAIGGLSDRFSKFFRVKREEDKIVKILSKYENSIFLAHQPKDYIYALKSNSKLFLCGHTHGGQIYPFHYVVKLFQPFLNGLIYKKDTAIYVSKGIGNWGIDFRFKANNEISLLKLR, from the coding sequence ATGAAACTACCACAAATAAATGAGGTTGTTGTTAATTCTAAAATAAAAGAGTTATCAATTCTTCATTTAAGTGATTTACATATAAATAAAAAAACCTCTACTAATAGTATAAATCAATTGGTAAAACTTTGTAATAGAAGTGAGGCTGATTTTATAGTTATTACAGGGGATATTATTGACTGCAAAGTAAAGTTTATAAAAGAGAGATTGGAATTACTAAATAAGATAGAGAAAAAGACCTATTATATAAGTGGTAATCATGATTTGTTTTATGGATTTAAAGAATTGAAAAATATTTTGACAAATTTAATCTGTTTAGACAATAACTATGAGATTTTACAGATAAAGGATAAAACTATAGCTATAGGTGGATTAAGTGATAGATTTTCAAAATTTTTTAGGGTAAAAAGAGAAGAGGATAAAATAGTGAAAATTCTAAGTAAATATGAAAACTCAATTTTTTTAGCACATCAACCAAAAGATTATATCTATGCACTCAAATCAAATAGTAAACTTTTTCTATGTGGGCATACCCATGGGGGACAAATATACCCTTTTCACTATGTAGTAAAACTTTTTCAACCCTTTCTTAATGGTCTTATTTATAAAAAAGATACTGCCATTTATGTTAGTAAGGGGATAGGAAATTGGGGAATTGATTTTAGGTTTAAAGCTAATAATGAAATTAGTTTACTAAAATTAAGGTAA
- a CDS encoding response regulator transcription factor: protein MKILIIEDDEKIINFLKRGLEEESYSVDFSKNGEEGLYLASVNTYDLILLDIMLPLIDGIEVCKRLRTSNITTPIIMLTAKDSVEDTIKGLDIGANDYLPKPFSFSELLARMRVQLRSNNQQQTKLKIADLELDLLSKTAKRANNNITLTAKEFALLEYLIKNKNKVLSETVLGSMLNNMDEINISNVVNVYIYRLRNKIDKPYEKKLIKTVRGMGFRISDE from the coding sequence ATGAAAATATTAATTATCGAAGATGACGAAAAAATCATAAACTTTTTAAAAAGAGGACTTGAGGAAGAATCTTATAGTGTAGATTTTTCTAAAAATGGAGAAGAAGGCTTATACCTAGCTAGTGTAAACACTTATGATTTGATACTACTTGATATTATGTTACCTTTAATTGATGGAATAGAAGTTTGCAAAAGGCTTAGAACATCAAATATTACTACTCCAATTATCATGTTAACGGCAAAAGATAGTGTAGAAGATACCATAAAAGGTTTGGATATAGGAGCAAATGATTACCTTCCTAAACCTTTCTCTTTTTCAGAACTTCTTGCAAGAATGAGAGTTCAACTAAGATCAAATAATCAACAACAAACAAAACTCAAAATAGCTGACTTAGAACTTGATTTACTTTCAAAAACAGCAAAAAGAGCAAATAACAATATCACACTTACAGCAAAAGAGTTTGCACTTTTAGAGTATTTAATAAAAAATAAAAACAAAGTTCTTTCAGAAACAGTTTTAGGTTCAATGTTAAACAATATGGATGAGATAAATATAAGTAATGTAGTTAATGTTTATATTTACAGATTAAGGAACAAAATAGATAAACCATATGAAAAAAAGCTTATAAAAACAGTTAGAGGAATGGGGTTTAGAATAAGTGATGAATAA
- a CDS encoding HAMP domain-containing sensor histidine kinase has translation MNNLSIKRKLLIYNIIIQTFILIILALSIYKTLQISTLDKIETSLKVIVLDIVDDLVKHQDNYLIVDFNEEKEYKFKPLYIRLIDKNQKILKSTYFPDEIHKNFRKLSKDIINFKKFDNYILSEIKFSMLKDDYVLQVATDYKILNETMQNLFYILIFIIPIILIFSITGGYFLVYKSFKPIEEILNNLKNINSTTLSKRLTTSQKQDEINMLAIEINSLLERLEISFEKINQFSSDASHELKTPLTIIRGEIEITLRKDRDSSEYKKSLQTCLNEVMIIQQTIDDLLFLAKKENTSNNLEDVYIDEITFEAVKELKPFANIRAIDLKTQINDVFQVKGYSKLLKIAIKNILKNAITYSYKESSVEIKNSIEDGNYVITISDKGIGIPKDEQKKIFEKFYRTDKSRNKESGGTGLGMSIVEKITKLHNAKIELSSEEKKGTTVKFIFKGNIDE, from the coding sequence ATGAATAATTTAAGTATCAAAAGAAAACTGTTAATTTATAATATAATTATCCAAACATTTATATTAATAATATTAGCCTTATCAATATATAAGACCCTTCAAATTTCAACATTGGATAAAATAGAAACCTCTTTAAAAGTTATTGTTTTAGATATTGTAGATGATTTAGTAAAACACCAAGACAATTACCTAATTGTTGATTTCAATGAAGAGAAAGAATATAAATTTAAACCACTTTATATAAGATTAATAGATAAAAATCAGAAAATATTAAAATCTACCTATTTCCCTGATGAAATTCATAAGAACTTTCGAAAACTTTCAAAAGATATTATTAATTTTAAAAAATTTGATAATTATATCCTTAGTGAAATCAAATTCTCAATGTTAAAAGATGATTATGTACTTCAAGTTGCTACTGATTATAAAATATTAAATGAAACCATGCAAAATCTTTTTTATATTTTAATATTTATTATCCCTATAATTTTAATTTTTTCCATTACAGGGGGATATTTTTTAGTTTACAAATCATTTAAACCTATTGAAGAGATTTTAAATAATCTAAAAAATATCAACTCAACAACCCTCTCAAAAAGACTTACAACTAGTCAAAAACAAGATGAGATAAATATGCTGGCAATTGAGATTAATTCCCTTTTAGAAAGGCTTGAAATCTCATTTGAAAAAATAAATCAATTTAGCTCTGATGCATCCCATGAACTTAAAACTCCCCTTACTATTATTAGAGGGGAAATAGAGATAACACTTAGAAAAGATAGAGATTCAAGTGAATATAAAAAGAGTCTTCAAACCTGTTTAAATGAAGTGATGATTATCCAACAAACAATAGATGATTTACTATTTTTAGCAAAAAAAGAAAACACTTCAAACAATCTTGAAGATGTATATATTGATGAGATTACATTTGAAGCAGTTAAAGAGTTAAAACCCTTTGCCAATATTAGAGCAATTGATTTAAAAACTCAGATCAATGACGTTTTTCAAGTTAAAGGTTATAGTAAGTTACTAAAAATAGCTATAAAAAATATTCTAAAAAATGCAATAACTTACAGCTACAAAGAATCCTCAGTGGAGATAAAGAACTCTATTGAAGATGGCAACTATGTTATTACCATAAGTGATAAAGGTATAGGAATACCAAAAGATGAACAAAAAAAGATTTTTGAAAAATTTTATAGAACAGATAAAAGTAGAAATAAAGAGTCAGGTGGTACTGGTCTTGGAATGTCTATTGTGGAAAAAATCACAAAACTTCATAATGCAAAAATAGAATTATCTAGTGAAGAAAAAAAAGGAACTACTGTAAAGTTTATTTTTAAAGGAAATATAGATGAATAA
- a CDS encoding cytochrome b/b6 domain-containing protein, protein MNKNYIWTLPTRVFHSSFVLLIVICYLTGDDDTILIHAISGYLLLVTLFFRFGWGFFGPKYSKFKDFALDTKKAKEFAKNIFSPKEFYNGHNPLASYVMISMLIVVTIIIFTGSLTYGSQEAKGFFGFLEKIKTYKHIHEFFANFLYLLIFLHLSGIAMDRLLHKENQTLKSIINGFKYGKEKIEVRLNIFQKLYAFLFLIIFFSFLIYLIVDKTNPFIY, encoded by the coding sequence ATGAATAAAAACTATATCTGGACACTACCCACACGAGTATTTCACTCAAGTTTTGTACTACTTATAGTTATTTGTTATTTAACAGGAGATGATGATACAATTTTAATCCATGCTATTTCAGGTTATCTTTTACTTGTTACTCTATTTTTTAGATTTGGATGGGGATTTTTTGGTCCAAAATATTCAAAGTTTAAAGATTTTGCCTTAGATACAAAAAAAGCAAAAGAGTTTGCAAAAAATATCTTTAGTCCAAAAGAGTTTTATAATGGACATAACCCTTTAGCTTCCTATGTAATGATAAGTATGTTAATAGTAGTTACTATAATAATATTTACAGGAAGTTTAACTTATGGTTCCCAAGAAGCAAAAGGTTTTTTTGGCTTCTTAGAAAAAATCAAAACCTATAAACATATCCATGAGTTTTTTGCAAATTTTCTTTACCTTCTTATTTTCTTACATCTTAGTGGAATTGCAATGGATAGATTACTACATAAAGAGAATCAAACTCTAAAATCTATAATAAATGGTTTTAAGTATGGCAAAGAAAAAATAGAAGTAAGATTAAATATTTTTCAAAAACTTTATGCTTTTTTATTTTTAATTATATTTTTTAGTTTTTTAATATATTTAATAGTAGATAAAACAAACCCTTTTATCTATTAA
- a CDS encoding multidrug resistance efflux transporter family protein: MNKIKDIIDSYTHTTVFLLIVGLLAAIFFTATFLINRAISLDGGHWYFSGSLRLVYLILFFSIGFIIFRGISYFKAVLKEYIDNFRFWTIAGTIGFGCFYSLLCYAADFSPAWVVATTWQITLISSLFVLSFFGKKLSKKIWIFTLIIFVGITLVNISHFDINNIEPLLLGFLPVLVASFCYPFGNQLVWEEKKKRIDKNKDYKVLNNTFVKVFLLTLGSFPLWIVLYFTTDATVPSTSQYINVAIVTLLSGVIATSLFLYARNHADTSSKLMLVDATQSGEVFFALVGELLFLNAALPNATGFVGLIVTVTGLILLTKSKE, from the coding sequence TTGAATAAAATTAAAGATATTATTGATAGTTATACCCATACTACTGTATTCCTTTTAATTGTTGGACTTTTAGCTGCAATATTTTTTACAGCTACCTTTTTAATAAATAGAGCAATCTCTTTAGATGGGGGACATTGGTATTTTTCTGGTTCTTTAAGGCTTGTTTATCTTATCTTATTTTTTAGTATAGGTTTTATTATTTTTAGAGGAATTTCATATTTCAAAGCTGTTTTAAAAGAGTATATTGATAATTTTAGATTTTGGACAATTGCTGGAACTATTGGTTTTGGATGTTTTTATTCTCTTCTATGTTATGCAGCAGATTTTTCACCTGCTTGGGTGGTGGCAACAACTTGGCAGATTACACTTATCTCCTCACTTTTTGTTTTATCTTTTTTTGGTAAAAAATTATCAAAAAAGATTTGGATTTTTACTTTAATAATATTTGTAGGCATCACTTTAGTAAATATTAGTCATTTTGATATAAATAATATTGAGCCACTTCTTTTAGGTTTTTTACCTGTTTTAGTGGCATCTTTTTGTTACCCTTTTGGTAATCAATTGGTTTGGGAAGAGAAAAAGAAAAGAATAGATAAAAATAAAGACTATAAGGTTTTAAATAACACTTTTGTAAAAGTGTTTTTGCTAACTCTAGGAAGTTTTCCTTTATGGATAGTCTTATATTTTACTACAGATGCAACTGTACCTTCAACATCACAATATATCAATGTAGCTATTGTGACTTTATTATCAGGAGTTATAGCTACTTCACTTTTTTTATATGCAAGGAATCATGCAGATACTTCAAGTAAACTAATGCTTGTGGATGCTACACAGTCAGGGGAAGTATTTTTTGCTTTAGTTGGAGAGCTTTTATTTTTAAATGCAGCCTTACCAAACGCTACAGGTTTTGTAGGTTTAATAGTTACAGTTACAGGACTTATTTTATTAACAAAATCAAAAGAGTAG